Proteins from a single region of Pithys albifrons albifrons isolate INPA30051 chromosome 10, PitAlb_v1, whole genome shotgun sequence:
- the BRINP2 gene encoding BMP/retinoic acid-inducible neural-specific protein 2, which produces MGRQDLPRADGPPPMLPWPLALLALSACWRWGVAGGAGSAVPQQHAAPSTPSSSSSSSSPSGRPPLDWLLTDRGPFYRAQEYVDFMERYRQGFTTRYRIYREFARWKVNNLALERKDFFSLPLPLAPEFIRNIRLLGRRPSLQQITDSLIKKYGTHFLLAATLGGEESLTIFVDKRKLSRRAEPAGGAGNSSGVSLETLHQLAASYFIDRESTLRRLHHIQIATAAIKVTETRTGPLGCSNYDNLDSVSSVLVQSPENKVQLQGLQTVLPSYLRERFVAAALSYIACSSAGELVCRRSDCRCQCQPSFPRCNCPEADIQALESSLAQLWRAWESHHGQFEESEEFQALVKRLPTDRFLNRTAISHFWAMDLDVQHRYQQLGTSLKLLSRKTYRLIRRLFNLSKRCHRQPRFKLPKERSLPYWWSRAQSLLYCSETTVPGTFLEESHSCTCPSDQPSCQGSIPCALGEGPACASCAEDNSTRCGTCNHGYVLAQGFCRPEVADSLEHYLGLETDLQDLELKYLLQKRDSRIEVHSIFISNDMRLGSWFDPSWRKRMLLTLKSNKYKPGLVHIMLALSLQICLTKNSTLEPVMAIYVNPFGGSHSESWFMPVNEGSFPDWERTNVDASAQCQNWTLTLGNKWKTFFETVHVYLRSRIKSLDDSSNETIYYEPLEMSDPSKNLGYMKINSLQVFGYSLPFEADAIRDLILQLDYPYTQGSQDSAMLQLLEIRDRVNRLSPPGKTRLDLFTCLLRHRLKLANNEVARIQSSLRAFNAKLPNTLEQETGKLCS; this is translated from the exons atggggcgGCAGGACCTGCCACGCGCTGACGGGCCCCCGCCGATGCTGCCGTGGCcactggccctgctggccctgAGCGCGTGCTGGCGCTGGGGGGtggccggcggggcgggcagTGCAGTGCCCCAGCAGCATGCTGCCCCCTCcaccccttcctcttcctcctcatcctcctctccttccGGCCGGCCACCCCTCGACTGGCTCCTCACCGACCGGGGACCCTTCTACCGAGCCCAGGAGTACGTGGACTTCATGGAGCGCTACCGGCAGGGTTTCACCACCAGGTACAGGATCTACAG GGAGTTTGCTCGTTGGAAGGTGAATAATTTGGCCTTGGAGAGGAAAGACTTCTTCAGCCTACCTCTTCCCCTGGCCCCCGAATTCATCCGCAACATCCGACTGCTGGGACGCCGGCCCAGCCTCCAGCAAATCACCGACAGCCTCATCAAGAAGTATGGGACGCATTTCCTGCTGGCTGCCACGCTGGGAG GAGAGGAGTCCCTGACCATTTTTGTGGACAAGCGCAAGCTGAGCCGGAGGGCAGAGCCTGCCGGGGGGGCTGGGAACAGCTCGGGGGTCTCGCTGGAGACCCTGCACCAGCTGGCAGCCTCCTACTTCATCGACAGAGAGAGCACACTCCGCCGGCTCCACCACATCCAGATCGCCACGGCTGCCATCAAG GTGACCGAAACACGGACAGGGCCACTCGGCTGCAGCAACTACGACAACCTGGACTCGGTGAGCTCCGTCCTGGTGCAGAGCCCTGAGAACAAAGTGCAGCTCCAAG GGCTGCAGACGGTGCTCCCCTCCTACCTGCGGGAGAGGTTCGTGGCGGCCGCGCTCAGCTACATCGCCTGCAGCTCTGCCGGGGAGCTGGTGTGCCGCCGGAGCGACTGTcgctgccagtgccagccctcCTTCCCCCGCTGCAACTGCCCCGAGGCCGACATCCAGGCGCTGGAGAGcagcctggcccagctctgGCGAGCCTGGGAGAGCCACCACGGCCAGTTCGAGGAGTCAG AGGAATTTCAGGCGCTGGTGAAAAGGCTCCCCACAGACCGTTTCCTGAACAGGACGGCCATCTCCCATTTTTGGGCCATGGATCTGGACGTCCAGCATCGCTACCAACAGCTGGGCACCAGCCTGAAGCTGCTCTCCAGGAAAACCTATCGCCTCATCCGGCGCCTCTTCAACCTCAGCAAACGCTGCCACCGGCAACCTCGCTTCAAGCTGCCAAAGGAGAG GTCCCTCCCTTACTGGTGGAGCCGCGCACAGTCACTCCTGTACTGCAGCGAGACCACCGTGCCTGGGACCTTCCTGGAAGAAAGCCACAGCTGCACCTGTCCCTCAGAccagccctcctgccagggGTCCATTCCATGTGCCTTGGGCGAGGggccagcctgtgccagctgtgccgAGGACAACAGCACCCGCTGTGGGACCTGCAACCATGGCTATGTGCTCGCCCAGGGTTTCTGCCGCCCTGAGGTGGCCGACTCACTGGAGCACTACCTGGGGCTGGAGACAGACCTACAGGACTTGGAGCTCAAGTACCTCTTGCAGAAACGGGACAGCCGCATCGAGGTGCACTCCATCTTCATCAGCAACGACATGCGCCTGGGGAGCTGGTTTGACCCCTCCTGGAGGAAGCGCATGCTCTTGACCCTGAAGAGCAACAAGTACAAGCCTGGGCTGGTTCACATCATGTTGGCCCTCTCCCTGCAGATCTGCCTCACCAAGAACAGCACTCTGGAGCCTGTCATGGCCATCTATGTCAACCCCTTTGGGGGGAGCCACTCAGAGAGTTGGTTCATGCCTGTCAATGAGGGCAGCTTCCCAGACTGGGAAAGGACTAACGTAGATGCCTCTGCCCAGTGCCAAAACTGGACGCTCACCCTGGGCAACAAGTGGAAGACCTTCTTTGAAACGGTGCACGTCTACTTGCGGAGCCGCATCAAGTCTCTGGATGACAGCTCCAACGAGACAATCTACTATGAACCCTTGGAGATGTCGGATCCCTCCAAGAACCTGGGGTACATGAAAATCAACAGCTTGCAAGTCTTTGGCTACAGCCTGCCCTTTGAGGCAGATGCTATCCGTGACCTGATCCTCCAGCTGGACTACCCCTACACGCAGGGCTCCCAGGACTCGgccatgctccagctgctggagatCAGGGACCGGGTGAACAGGCTGTCACCCCCTGGCAAAACCCGCCTTGACCTCTTCACTTGCTTGCTCCGCCACCGGCTCAAGTTGGCCAACAATGAGGTGGCAAGGATCCAGTCCTCCCTGAGAGCCTTCAATGCCAAGCTGCCCAACACGCTGGAGCAGGAGACAGGCAAGCTGTGCAGCTAA